In Zonotrichia albicollis isolate bZonAlb1 chromosome 9, bZonAlb1.hap1, whole genome shotgun sequence, the DNA window CGCCTGGGGTGAGTAACAGCATCATTTCTACCTGGAAAATGGGACATTATCTCAGTCTGGTTTCCTTGCAGTCAGGACAGCACCCAACAGACTCAAAACTTTGGACAATTTGTTGCTAACACTGAGGGTGCTTTCAGTAAAGTCCCATTGCTAAGAAATAACCATAGCTGCTGTTCATTGCAGCTGCTGTATCCTCAGTTTGACACACTTAGTGTATCAACCTATTCAGTTTTTAAGATACACTTTGTTTTTGATGTTTTCCTCTGTATTTTCCCTTGAACTCTTGCAGTGGCATAAACTCTGTGTGAAGGAGTCAGTTCCAAGCCTTGTTAGAAGCAGACTTTTTTGGCTTTGCTTTtcgtaattaaaaataatttccagacCTGCAGATGTAACTGAAAATCTTGAGTGAGAcaagcaggaaagaaaaactAAGGAAGCATTGCTTGAGTCAATTTATCTGCATTGCAAGATGCAGAGCAGGATCAGGAAAGCAGGAGTGAGGCAGGGGCTTGGAGAAGTCAGGCTGGGGCTTCTCTCAATGACAAACCCCATCAGAGTCACCATCTGATCCTTAATGCTGCCCTGTGAAAATCTGGGGAGCCATACACATGAAGGACATCTCCCAGTCACTGCTCAACACCTGCACGAGCACCAAATTTGCCTGGTGAAGAGGACAAAATGTGATTTATTCTGTGGAATGGCCAAGGGTTTGAGCTTGCTGTTGGCTGTGTTTTGCCATCACACACGGGGATCACACAAAGAacagccctgtccccctcccagtccatgAGCAGGGAAAGTGCCCAGGGAGTTGACCACAAGCAGCTCCTCCTGTATCTCTGCTTTCCCATGCCTGCTTCATAGCCAAAGGCTGCTGAAAGAGCTCCAAAACATAGAGATGAAAGGGAGAGCAAGATCAGACTGAGTAGCAACACTAATAATTCGGTGGTCAGCAATCACTTTTGACCAGAAAGAACTTGTTTCCTCTGTTCTTTACCCGATTTTGATCTTTCCTTTAATAATTTGTTGTGAAGTTTTATTAATGTCACAAAGTCAAGTCCTTCTATGCAGACAGGGAACGAAACATAATTAGTGCAAAACAACACTGCTGGGCAGCTGAACAGATGAGTGTGGTTTGATGAAAAGGGGATGAGTGTCTGTCACAcaccccagcacaggctgagaaATGGCACAGCTGGGCCATGGCACTGAGCACTCAGCTTCCCACCATAAcagctgggagcacagcagcGATATTCTTGTGACCAAAACCTGTCACCAAAGCATGAAAAAGGGATCTCCAGGCCCAGACAGGGAACAGTGAATTTCTGAGAGCTGTGCTGGTCCATTTCTGGGAGCTTGGGAGCTTTTTCTGGAGCATTGCAAGGAGGCTGTCAGGGCTCTCACACAGCCCTCAGCATCTGTTACACACAATTTTGGTGCTGAAGTGAGACAAGGggactgcagctgctgctctggaaagATACACCCCAGGGCACTTGCATCCCTCAAACAAAATGTTGTTTATATGAAGTTTAGAGTTGGCTTTATAGgagggaaaataaaggaaactACTGGGGGTGCAGAGCTCCCCTCCTCGTGTTTCTGTGGTCTGTTCTGTTCTGCTGGCAGAGCCACAaaaggcagtgctgggggagttGTGCTCTCgtgctctcagctgctttctgagctgtgccaggctcccaGAGGGGATCCTGGCCATGCCAGGGAGCCACAGAAGCTTTCCCAGCCTCAGCTGGAGGGTAGGTCAGGGACCCATGGGCCCATCTGCCCCTTCACCCAGCAGGGCCACCAAACCTCCGCCAGCAGCCACCCAAACAGAGCTAGTGCCAATgggggcagctggagagtgatccctgcccatccctgggggctGCTGTGGCCAAATGCCTTTTGGGAAGCCCAGGCCAATGGATTTAGCAGTGTGGCCATCACACACTGGCATTTGGCCCCAAAATTCTTGGAGGAACAGTCTGGTAGTCGCCCAGTGAGCAAGAACCATGGGCCATTCCAAAGACATTGCTGGCTTCACCCCTCAGGTCACCCTGTCCGGctgaacaaagaaaaataattgcattgAAATGACCTTTTGAGGAGTTTTATTTAAAAGCTATGGGTGGCATTTTAATGTCACTTCAATATTTCTTTCTACATCTGTGTAACCTGGTCAGTAATCAAAAACAATCAGTGAGCTGAAAACGAAGACCTACAGACAATTTAGGAGTGGTGTAAATTCACATATGGATTGTTTTACAGTTTTAGAGGGGAAGAAAGAGTGAAAATTGCAActtcttctttcttgtttttatCATGCTGATACAGTTGGATGCAGCTACCCATAAGTGGTGCATGGCAACTGCTCTGGCTTTCCCCTGGCCCCACATAAGGAGATCAGTCATCTGATTAACAGCTCTGCATCAGTTGTGGCAAAGCAtaggggaaagggagaaaatgaaCTAAAGTATCATATGAATTATGCATTTTTAGGTTAATTTTGAGAAAAATCACaatatttttgaggtttttcaaCTGTCTCAAGTTGCATTTTGATGGTAACACCTAAAATGGCAGTCAGGTGTGTTCTGTACAGCTCAGAGTGAAACCCAGACAATTTTAGGAGTTTGGAGTATTTGCATCTCCATTTCTGCTCTTCTCCAGCATAGCcattttaaagggaaaattgTGGTAAGGTTTAAGatctgtgcatctgctcttgttgctttgatttttatcttGAATTTGATTCAAAACCCAAGAAGTTTTATTATTCTTACTTTACATGTATCTGAAACTGGTTAGATTTTTATGAATTCAGCTATTATTGAAGATCTCTGTTCATGATGAGTGACAACAAATAAATGAATAAGACCTTGTGAGATTTCAGCCATTTTCACTCCAAATGTGCCTCTGGCGTTAATGTATCCTGATATTCTAATCTCAGCAGCTTGCCTGCCATCAACTTTGACACTGATTCATGAgaaatttctttgaaaaaaacagTGTACAGTGAACTCCAACATGTTGAGGCATTCTCTGTGGAGCTGTACTGCTGGGAATATGAGCTATCTTGGACTTTTGCGTCCCTTCTGTCTCCAAACTGGAGAATTTATCTCTGTCCTCCCACTAATTTAGGCAGTAAAGCATTTAACCACCTGTACCTTCATGTACATCAAAGAATTCCCAAATATCAGTGATTTATTTCTTTAACTGGACCTTGTCTCTCCAGAGTCTTGTTGCACACTCACAAAGACTCAAGCAGAAGACTTGTGACATTCAAATATTCTGCAGTGTACTTTCCCACTTTTTGTTCACTTCTGTATTTACATTTAGGAGccagatatttttctttcatttcggCAAAGGACACCTTTTTGTCTGTAAATGTTATTAGGTGGAAGCATAATTTTGGTGCTGTAACTATTTCCTGATGTGGTCCAAAAtgctcctggattttttttttttgcaccctaattttttttctcatttctgaaaGCCCATCACTTAGAAGTCTTTCTTTGGGTTCTTCCAGGAGGAAGAACTCCAGGGTTCAAGCTGACATGGCTGCAACAAAATAAATACCTGGAATTTCCCTGTTCCCAGAGTGGTTTCCCAGAATCACTGCAAGACCATGGCACTGCTCACTTCcttcacacacacagacacatcccCACTCCCTACACTTTGTTGGTAAGAAACCAACAacccctctggctgctgcaccCACTTCACCTTCTTTAGACCTCAACAATTTGCTTCCAGCAAATCCTGCTGAACTATGTCCTGCACGGAATTCTTGTGCTGCCTGGGGATTGTGCAAGGTCTGCTTCCTGAGTGTGTGGAGATCTGGGAGCCAGAGTGCTCCCCTGCAATGGGAATACTCAGAGGTGTGTGGCGAGCTGGGAGCCAGTGTGCTCCCCTGGAATGGGAATACTCAGAGGTGTGAAGCTTAGGGTATTGGTGTCTAGCTGTGGATAGTCCTACAGGGTGTCTGCCTTTATTCTCCTATCATGACTGGAGCCAAATGAAGAGTGAAATTGTATCACCCATTTGATAACAAAGCCAGTGCAGGTATGTTGTGGTTATCAACACAAAAGTGAAATGTAAAGGTTTCTAGACTACTGACTTCAGTTTCTTTGCAgcatttttctcctgctttgcTGAAGTGGCCCTGGGGGTTGAATTGTCTCCAGAAACTACATCCTTCCACCAAATGGCTACTTCTGCTCAGCCACTTTCCCTTTATCATTCCTCACAACATCAAAGCACCAGCACAGACCCTCTTCAAACAGCACCCACAAGCCACAGAACGACGGAGCAGAcaagggagcagctgcaggcagcaccagctgcaggccagcccacggcaggagcagcaccgccatccccagcccctgcagacaGCCCCAGCACGGCCGGCCAGGCTGTGACCACGGCAGTGCCCTCGCTTACAGCTGCAGCCAAGAATGCAACCTCTGCCCCTGTGTCCTCCACCAGGCACGGCACGGGACCACGTGTGACCACAGCAACTGCAGCAGTGGCCACCAACACCTCCCTGAAGCACGAGACAGCAAGTAGCCAGGGGACAGCTGCCACCAGCACGCCGAGGGCTGGGCCCAGCACGCGGTCACGGAGACAAACAACAGCCACGGGTGATCCAACAGCCACGGCTGGGACCAACACAACAGTcacccctgcagggacacagacagaTCCCACGTCCCCTGGCAGCACTGTGAGAccccctcccaccccacagCCCTCTGCCATCCCCACAGGCACCTACACTGTTTCTGATGGGAACAGGACCTGTGTCAAAGCCGTCATGGGCTTGCAGCTGATGGCCCGAAATACACAACAGGTGAGGGGGAAGCTGAGCTCTGTAGTGACTTCAGTCATTAGCTGGAGTTTATTCTTCCTCTTTCCAAGCCATTTTCAGAATTAGCTCCTATGATCAAAATAAATGGTTTGCTGCCAGTCTAAGGCCTCTCACACCACAGTATCCCCGCTGCTGTACTTTGGCCTGTGGTATGATGATGCCAAGGGGATGTAAAGGTGCTCTCTTACTTCAGTGATATTTGTGTGGGAGCAATGCTGGGGCAGGGGATCAGCCTGCAGAGTTATTTGTGCTTCCCACAATGGGAGGTTGGTTAAAATCTGAACTGACTTCAGGAAAGAGCTTGACATTGTGAGTTGGAATGAAAGCAAGAAATTGCCAGTTCACAGACTTAGATTTAGAGGTGGGCTGTCCTGATGCTGATGTATGGACATTTTAGGATCATGGGAACTGCCAGGTCGTGAagagctgctcctctctcctAGAAGTGATCCACTGAGAACGATTCAGCAAAAGATGCCATACAACCTGAAATGGCAAATGTGTCCCTCAGGCTTAAGTTTTTGTTGCCCCCATTAATACACCATATAAGAGCTACATCCTCAGGCTCTGGAGTTCTTATGCCATCCCTGTTACAAACACAAATACTCATGTTTGATATCTGAATATTTCTAACATGGCAAGAGAGACTAATGTTGGTAAAGGTAATTTTCATCCCTTGTCCTGTCAGAAGCCAGGAAGGGAGCAGGATTCCCAACCTCACCAGACCTCAGTGAGATGTTGATAATAACATGAGGTACTCCCTCTCTGTAAATTACCACTCTTACTCACCTGACTCTGCCTGAATCATCAGTTCACTGAATGAACAGAAACCAAATATTTTCTGCCAGCTTAATGCACGGTTTAATGCACTGGAACAGTTGAGTGATGTGTCAGACAACCACCAGTGCTGGTTTGTAAGTGGGGAACAACGCTGGCAGGCAGCAGTTTGGCTGCCACCACCACTACCCTGTTCATTCAGACACACAGAGCCTGTCTGGGGGCATAAAAAGGGCaaatctctgtgtgctttaAAGTTTTTAAATCTCTGCATGTTTGCTTTTATTcatcagcagccctgcaatgtcTCTTTTCTCCACAGGAGCAGATGGAATACGTGACTGTCAACCCCAATATGACAAAGATATCTGGAAGCTGTGGGATGGTGCAGTCTGAGCTGAACTTAACTTTTAGTGGAGGATTTGTAAACATCATCTTTGTAAAGGTAATTGTTGCATTTAGAGGGAAGGAGTGTTTAGGACTGGAAAGCAAAAACAAAGCTGCCTTTGATCCAGCTTGAGCTGTGGAAAAAGGCATTTTATCTATCTCTGTGATTGTTTTCCATCTGTATATAAGGCATGGTTACTCCTTCCCAAAAGGCTAGAACCAGAGAACCATGCTTTAATTAATTCAGATTGGAAAATACTTCTGGAGACTGCCTGTGCAATGTTGTGTTCACAGTACAACAGACTTCAGTGTTAAATCAGCTCTGTTTGAACTTTCCATTTGGAAGGGAATAGTAAGCACAGTTCTGTGCCATCCTCTGACAGAAAGTGCCAGAGAGCAGTGTTAAAGCTGTCCCTCAAGGAACACAAAGCCTAGGAATAGCCAAGCAAAATCTGAGTCTTTTTTACATAGGTAAAAGTCTCATGGTAGGGCGGGTCAGATCTGCTGTTTGCATGGGAGTGGTGCACAGGGAAAGGGTTTGGGACTGGAGTCTCTGTGCAGGAACAAGGTGTGCTGGGAGCTCTGACTCACTGTCAAGTTGATCTCAGCCATTTGTGCCCTCTAAAAGCCAGCTGGGGTTGTCAAATTCAAAGGACAGCCTGTGCAGTTTAAGTGCCCAGGAGGCATGACACATCCACAGCTGAAGGAGTCAAATTTCATCTAATTTCTGAGTGGAGAATTCCACACAAGTGAACTGCAACAACAAAATTGTAGATAAGCGGCCTTAACATGCACCACACCAGGGAGACCtataaacacacacagaaacTTGGGCAAGATGGGAGATGCTGCTTACACAGTGGGAAACTGAGCTTTGTTTTTGACATTGTATCTATTCATTCCAAGTTCCCCACTGGGGCCACATCACATGCAGGCTTTAACACAAGCTACCAAGAGTGCTGCAGCTTTTACAAGCACAGGAGAAAATCCCTGAGTACAGCCATCCTCTTGCTAAATCAGAGATTTGCACATTTTGGAAGGCAGCACTGTTTACCTGAAAGCTGTAGGGGCTGGGTGATGATGCCAGCAGAGGTAAAACAGAACTAACACTGTGAATAAAGTCATTAATGGACAGGGAGGAATGGGCAGGAACATGGCTGGATCCCATCAAACTCTGGCAGGTGTAATGAACATCAAGGCCATGTCCTGgagctccacagcagctgagagCTTCATCAGGCCATCACTGCTGATCTGTGTCCTTCAATTAATCAAGATAAATGTCAGTCTTGCAGCCTGGCTCCAAGCTCAAATTAGAGGTAATTAAGAAAAGTACAAATGGTTAATCAGTCATTTTCATAAAAAGTCAAAGAGAGAACAGGAAATTATACCCCACATGTGTCATTAATTCTTgaacagagaaaatatttctattagTAGTCATCTTTATTTTAGCTTATGGCTAAAAGTTTTCTAAGAGCTACAGAGGAAAAGTAAGGTTAAAAAATGAAGGAGCTCTTTCAAAACAAAGGATCAGCTCAGACTCTGAGTGTTTGCTTTAAATGTGTGCTTCCTGCAACAAGAGGAGCATTTTTGGTGTTACAAGAATCCTTAGGGAAAGGCTGGGGATTCAAGTACCCACGAAAGCTCCCAGgttgcagcagtgctgaggagaGTGATGTGAACTTTAGGAGGTGCTTGACCTGCCTTGCCCTGAAAAAGGTGGTATTTGGCACAGCATTAGACAATGCAGCCTCCACTTAAAGATAAACCTCAAGAGCATAGCAGGGCTCAGCTTGGACTGCTTTGAAATTCAAGTTAATAAGAAAACAGTTTGCTGCTGGCTTTTTGGTCCCCACttgtggctgtccctgtgggagAGGAGATGGCTCAGGCCCCGGGGCTGGGGTGGCAGAGGAGAGGGGCTGGTTCAGTGCTCACCACTCCAGTGGCCTCTGTGAAGGGCTTGAAAAAAGGAAGTTGTGTAACCAACCCACAAGATGTGAAGTAGGAGCAGGTGTTTTCCCCAAGCAAAGTTTTTAACTGTGGCCAAACAGAACTGCCATCCAAAAATGGTCATATTTATGTCTTTAAGGTGGAATCATGCCGAGAACCTCTCCTCTGgtgcattttctttcttcaatTTTACCACTCCATCCTACAAGTGCACAGGAGACATTCATACCATTTATCCACCAGCTGCACTCATGAATCCCTGTGTGCCCACAGCAGGAATTAAAGAGGGTAGCAGGGCTGCTGCATGAGGCATCACATTTTACTGCAACACTGCTACCAGGGAGAAGCTCCCAGGGCTGACTCTTGCTCTGTGGCACCCCAGGGGAGAGCAGTGTCCAGGCTGCACCAGGGTTTCAGGGCACATGTGGGCAGGACACCTGGCTGGGAATTTTGTTCTGTGCTGTTGTGCAaggtgctttccttgccagcaaTCTTCCTACTATTGGTTATTATCACAAGTATCTGAGGAGTGCCCAGCTTGAGCAGTTTGTTTAAAATCACACCTGCATGGCCCCAGTACACTGAACAGAGGATGCAGCTGagatttggaaaagaaaaaaatccaagagcGTTGGTTCTTGGATCTTAAAGGTGATGTGTTCCTTTGGGAAATTCCTTATGACCATTCTGTGGAGGTAAGCTGTGTTTCTTTCCCCTGCAAGTATGAGCATGTATTATGAATAAAGATACATCTTCTTTTGCAGCAAGCTCCAAGTTACTCTGTCACTAAAATTGAGAGCAGAATACAGTTATCTTCTGAAGGTCAGTGATTTTAATTTCATATCAATGTCTGTCTTAATTTCATATCAAACTGTTCTGGGTATGGGATAAGCTTTCAGATCTTTAAAACACTGTATTTTGCAAATATGTGTTTTATCAAGCTTTCAGTGTGTGATTCATCTAAATCTTATGGTATAAAAATGGAAGAGAAGGGGCTTGGCTGCAGTTACATCACTAttattacattttctttttgatcTCAAAAGCTTTCCCTGCCTCACTCTTTCAGAATAGAGATTACTTCAAACCTTGCCTGCTCCTGTGAGAATTCTGACCCCCTCCTGCAGACTCAATTTGTTAAAATGTGATTTGAAGAAGTGTCTGAAATTTTACCCACTTTTCAGACCTAAGCTCAGCTGAGTTGTCCATTGATAGTTAAAGCACTCATTTAAACATGTAAGAAGAATAAGTCATAGTTTATGGAGAAAATGCCTGTGCTTTATTCACCTCTGGGACCATTTTACCTCATGAAGATGTTGGTTCCAATGGAGTCAGTGTGGATTCTTATCTGTCTCTCTCTGGCCTCCAGGTATGCTTTACTATGCAGCCCTAAATGAGAAGCTGTTCACAACAAAGCTGGGGAATTCCTTTAAGTGTGCCAGCAGGCAAACCTTCCCCTTGGAGACGAATTTCCAGATCCTCTTTGTTCATATGCAGCTGCAAGCCTTTGACATTGTGGGTGACCAGTTTGGAAAAGGTGAGTAGAAGGATACTTTTCCACTCTTCTCAGATCTACAGCACTCTGGTGGCCTGATGGATGTAATCTGCTAAATTATACCCATACACATCTCACTGCTGTTGTCTCAACTTTTCCTGAGTCATTTCCAACACAGTGCTAATACCTATGGAGGATGGAAAAATATCTTTCCCTCCTGCATTCAGTACCTTCTGTTTCACCTTCTCATTAAAAATGTTCAGCTCTACAGCCAAAATATTCTTCTTCATCCATTTTCTCCTGGAGCAAGCAGAGGTGTGTTCACTACCAGTGCACTGCCCACACGCCGACGTGCAAAGTTCATTTCCAGGTCACTGCTCTCAATATAGCCAGATTTCAGATTTCAGACAGTCgcaaaactgccgtaaagcgcgactgtcgtaaaacggccataaagcgcgactgtcgtaaaactgtcgTAAAATGGCCGTAAACCGCGACGATCGTAAAACTGTCGCAAAAcagccgtaaagcgcgactgtcgttaAAGGcaccgtaaagcgcgactgccGTAAAAggcgccgtaaagcgcgactgtcgtaaaactgtcgTAAAACGGCCATAAAGcacgactgtcgtaaaaggtgccgtaaagcgcgactgtcgtaaaacggccgtaaagcgccactgtcgtaaaactgtcgCAAAACTGCCATAAAAAgtgcgactgtcgtaaaaggtgctgtaaagcgcgactgtcgtaaaactgtcgtaaaacggccgtAAAACGCGACTGAcgtaaaacggccgtaaagcgcgactatCGTAAAATGGCCGTAaaacgcgactgtcgtaaaacggccgtaaagcgtgactgtcgtaaaacggccgtaaagcacgactgtcgtaaaaacggccgtaaagcgcgactgtcgtaaaaggggccgtaaagcgcagCTGTCGTAAAATGCGACTGTCGTGAAAggcgccgtaaagcgcgactgtcgtaaagaGACTTTTGGACACAGGGGGATTGAGCACTTTAATAATATCTCCCGCCGGGATCTGGCTGCCGGGGAGGTGGTCGTAGCTTGCAGGGCGCTGGTTGAGCTTTTTGCTGCAAGGGGAATGCCCGCAGCAGCTCCCCGCCGAGCTCTCCTCCTGCCGTGACTCTCGAACGGGACACGCCCCCCACCCCCGTCGGAACCCACAGCTCCGGTACCCGCAGTCCTGCTTGCCCCTGCCGCCCCGTCCCCGCCCCCTGTACATTCGTTTCCCCGCCCTCAGCCACGCCCCCTGCGCTCACGGCCCCTCCCACAGCTCCCGCCATCCCCGCCTTTGCCATCCCGTTGGTCTCGGCTGTCCCGGCTACCGCGGGCCCCGCCCACACCTGCCCGCCTACGAGCGGcaccgcggccccgccccctcctgcCCCCGCCGCTCCCCCCGCTACCGGCAGCAGGGCACTTGGGGCCGCCTCGCCCCCTTTGCCGATCCAGCGCCCGTGGTGGCCGGGTCCCGCCCGC includes these proteins:
- the LAMP3 gene encoding lysosome-associated membrane glycoprotein 3; amino-acid sequence: MGRSARQLISLTLAWAFFSCFAEVALGVELSPETTSFHQMATSAQPLSLYHSSQHQSTSTDPLQTAPTSHRTTEQTREQLQAAPAAGQPTAGAAPPSPAPADSPSTAGQAVTTAVPSLTAAAKNATSAPVSSTRHGTGPRVTTATAAVATNTSLKHETASSQGTAATSTPRAGPSTRSRRQTTATGDPTATAGTNTTVTPAGTQTDPTSPGSTVRPPPTPQPSAIPTGTYTVSDGNRTCVKAVMGLQLMARNTQQEQMEYVTVNPNMTKISGSCGMVQSELNLTFSGGFVNIIFVKQAPSYSVTKIESRIQLSSEGMLYYAALNEKLFTTKLGNSFKCASRQTFPLETNFQILFVHMQLQAFDIVGDQFGKEEECFLDRNGKVAPIAVCLSILGLFVIVFATFLISRRKPQRGYERI